A genomic window from Flavobacterium johnsoniae includes:
- a CDS encoding ribonucleotide-diphosphate reductase subunit beta produces MSQIEPILQENKNRFVIFPIKHHDIWEWYKKMEASFWTAEEIDLHQDLTDWNNKLNDDERYFIKHILAFFAASDGIVNENLAENFVNEVQYAEAKFFYGFQIMMENIHSETYSLLIDTYVKDEAEKTELFNALEVFPAIAKKAEWALKWIESDSFAERLIAFAAVEGIFFSGAFCSIYWLKKRGLMPGLTFSNELISRDEGVHCDFAVHLHNHHLVNKVPKERIKEIIVDALDIERQFVTESLPVSLIGMNATLMTQYLEFVADRLLVELGCERVYGSANPFDFMDMISLQGKTNFFEKRVAEYQKSGVMNTDSDAQKISFDADF; encoded by the coding sequence ATGTCACAAATCGAACCAATATTACAAGAAAATAAAAATCGCTTCGTTATTTTTCCGATTAAACATCATGATATTTGGGAATGGTACAAGAAGATGGAAGCAAGTTTTTGGACTGCCGAAGAAATCGACCTACACCAAGATTTGACAGATTGGAATAATAAGTTGAATGACGACGAAAGATACTTCATTAAACATATTTTAGCATTTTTCGCCGCTTCTGACGGAATCGTAAATGAAAACTTAGCTGAGAACTTTGTAAACGAAGTGCAATATGCTGAAGCGAAATTTTTCTATGGATTTCAAATCATGATGGAGAATATTCATAGTGAAACTTATTCATTATTAATTGATACTTACGTGAAAGATGAAGCTGAAAAAACAGAATTGTTTAATGCTTTAGAAGTTTTTCCTGCAATTGCTAAAAAAGCAGAATGGGCTTTAAAATGGATCGAGTCAGATTCGTTTGCTGAAAGACTTATTGCTTTTGCTGCTGTTGAAGGAATCTTTTTCTCAGGTGCTTTCTGTTCAATTTATTGGTTGAAAAAACGTGGTTTAATGCCAGGTTTGACATTCTCTAATGAGTTGATTTCTCGTGACGAAGGCGTACATTGTGATTTTGCAGTTCACTTGCACAATCACCATTTAGTAAACAAAGTGCCAAAAGAGAGAATTAAAGAAATCATTGTTGATGCTTTAGATATCGAAAGACAATTTGTTACAGAATCTCTTCCGGTAAGTTTAATTGGTATGAACGCGACTTTAATGACACAATATTTAGAGTTCGTTGCCGATAGATTATTGGTAGAATTAGGATGTGAGCGTGTATATGGATCAGCGAATCCGTTTGATTTCATGGACATGATCTCTCTTCAAGGAAAAACTAATTTCTTTGAAAAACGTGTTGCAGAGTATCAAAAATCAGGTGTTATGAACACAGATAGCGATGCTCAAAAAATTTCATTTGATGCAGATTTTTAG
- a CDS encoding DUF3109 family protein, with protein MFQLGKTIISEDILEKEFVCNLSACKGACCVDGDAGAPLNEAETKILEEIYPKVKPFLRKEGIAAIEAQGTWVKGTDGDLETTLIDNKDCAYVIFDGKTALCGIEQAYNQGIVDWKKPVSCHLYPIRVKDFTEFAAVNYDKWDICDDACSLGKELEVPVYKFVKEALIRRFGEDWYLELEKVAEEHKNS; from the coding sequence ATGTTTCAGTTAGGGAAAACTATTATTTCAGAAGATATTCTGGAAAAAGAATTTGTGTGCAACTTGTCTGCTTGTAAAGGAGCTTGTTGTGTTGATGGAGATGCGGGCGCGCCTTTGAATGAGGCTGAAACGAAAATCTTAGAAGAAATTTATCCGAAAGTGAAACCTTTTTTAAGAAAAGAAGGAATTGCAGCGATTGAAGCGCAAGGAACTTGGGTAAAAGGAACGGATGGAGATCTTGAAACTACATTAATAGATAATAAAGATTGCGCTTATGTAATCTTTGATGGAAAAACAGCACTTTGCGGAATCGAGCAAGCTTATAATCAAGGAATAGTAGATTGGAAAAAACCAGTTTCTTGTCATTTATATCCAATTCGCGTAAAAGACTTTACAGAATTTGCTGCAGTAAATTATGATAAATGGGATATTTGCGACGACGCTTGTTCTTTAGGAAAAGAATTGGAAGTTCCAGTTTACAAATTTGTAAAAGAAGCGCTAATTCGTCGTTTTGGAGAAGATTGGTATTTGGAACTTGAAAAAGTAGCCGAAGAACATAAAAATTCTTAA
- a CDS encoding MarC family protein, whose product MLEIDFKEIITVSMVLFAVIDIVGSIPIIVNLRAKVGHIESEKASIVAGAIMIVFLFVGEGLLNLIGIDVHSFAVAGSFVLFFLALEMILGIRIYRDEEPGSASIVPLAFPLIAGAGTMTTLLSLRSQFHTINIIIAILLNIILVYIVLKSSKKIENLLGENGLGVVRKTFGVILLAIAVKLFAANVKGLFV is encoded by the coding sequence ATGTTAGAAATCGATTTTAAAGAAATCATTACCGTTAGTATGGTGCTTTTTGCAGTAATTGATATTGTCGGTTCAATTCCAATTATTGTGAATTTAAGAGCGAAGGTTGGACACATCGAATCTGAAAAAGCCTCTATAGTTGCTGGCGCCATTATGATTGTTTTTCTTTTTGTTGGAGAAGGTTTATTGAACTTAATTGGTATCGACGTGCATTCCTTCGCCGTTGCGGGTTCTTTCGTTTTATTCTTTCTTGCTTTAGAAATGATTTTAGGAATTAGAATTTATCGCGATGAAGAACCAGGATCTGCTTCTATCGTGCCTTTAGCTTTTCCTTTAATTGCTGGAGCAGGAACTATGACGACTTTATTATCACTTCGATCGCAATTTCATACTATTAACATTATCATTGCAATTTTACTTAATATCATCTTGGTTTATATTGTTTTGAAATCTTCTAAAAAAATCGAAAATTTGTTAGGAGAAAACGGACTTGGCGTAGTCCGTAAGACATTTGGTGTTATACTTTTAGCAATTGCTGTTAAATTATTCGCCGCTAATGTTAAAGGTTTGTTCGTCTAA
- a CDS encoding FAD-dependent oxidoreductase, giving the protein MFDVLIIGGGVSGMSCALVLGSAKNKAFVTDKKIGIFTHQKNSSLQEAIFYNAYGITPGKLGSELLTESTQDLATSYPHITQIANEKVLKVEGSYPEFTVVTNKNSYQTKNIVIGIGSANTFDIEGLMQFVEPHKKALPEKQRIQLKNEDHKVAEGIYAIGTLAGWRSQLAIAAGSGAAVATDILTLWNNGVQTHAHDSIR; this is encoded by the coding sequence ATGTTTGATGTTTTAATTATAGGCGGAGGAGTTTCAGGTATGTCCTGTGCCCTAGTTTTAGGATCCGCAAAAAACAAGGCATTTGTTACTGACAAAAAAATCGGAATTTTTACACACCAGAAAAATTCTTCTTTACAAGAGGCAATATTTTATAACGCTTACGGAATTACACCAGGAAAATTAGGTTCTGAATTGCTTACAGAAAGCACACAGGATTTAGCAACAAGTTACCCGCATATTACTCAGATTGCAAACGAGAAAGTATTGAAAGTTGAAGGAAGTTATCCTGAATTTACTGTAGTTACAAACAAGAATTCATACCAAACAAAAAATATTGTAATCGGAATTGGTTCTGCCAATACTTTTGACATTGAAGGTTTAATGCAATTTGTTGAACCTCACAAAAAAGCACTTCCAGAAAAACAGCGTATTCAGCTTAAAAACGAAGATCACAAAGTTGCAGAAGGCATTTATGCAATTGGAACTTTAGCAGGCTGGAGAAGCCAATTGGCAATTGCTGCAGGAAGCGGCGCTGCTGTCGCTACAGATATTCTTACTTTATGGAATAACGGTGTACAAACTCACGCACACGATAGTATTAGATAA